A window of the Gossypium hirsutum isolate 1008001.06 chromosome A05, Gossypium_hirsutum_v2.1, whole genome shotgun sequence genome harbors these coding sequences:
- the LOC121229304 gene encoding uncharacterized protein: MDEKWKLSKKEASGTHCSSSSKFSLPRSFSTKSISSKSPLLRSSSQKNSCSSSSSSSSSKCALPRSYSQKTSISRKCSSLAKEQKARFYIMRRCVAMLVCWHKHGDS; encoded by the coding sequence ATGGATGAGAAGTGGAAGCTATCTAAGAAGGAAGCTTCGGGTACCCATTGTTCAAGTTCTTCAAAGTTCTCACTTCCAAGGAGTTTTTCAACAAAGAGTATTTCTTCCAAGTCTCCTCTTCTTAGGAGTTCTTCACAGAAGAACTCATGTTCctcttcatcatcttcatcatcatctaAATGTGCACTACCAAGAAGTTATTCACAAAAGACTTCCATTTCCCGTAAATGCAGTAGCTTAGCCAAGGAGCAGAAGGCAAGGTTCTACATTATGAGGCGGTGTGTTGCCATGCTTGTTTGCTGGCATAAACATGGAGATTCTTGA